A part of Sander vitreus isolate 19-12246 unplaced genomic scaffold, sanVit1 ctg398_0, whole genome shotgun sequence genomic DNA contains:
- the LOC144513984 gene encoding TM2 domain-containing protein 2-like isoform X2: MPGRNSLPKLIDNGFSCCFSWSGSYIQPKPEEFIYCQDPVDHAGNHSAFLEMGHGCVGWGGQTQKEVNHTPVICTALDEIECAGPREFLRGNVPCIKYTGHYFITTLLYSFFLGCFGVDRFCLGHTGTAVGKLLTLGGLGIWWFVDLILLITGGLMPSDYSNWCTYY, translated from the exons ATGCCTGGAAGGAATTCACTCCCAAAACTCATCGACAACGGATTCTCCTGCTGTTTCTCCTGGTCAGGGAGCTACATTCAGCCAAA ACCAGAGGAGTTCATCTACTGTCAAGATCCAGTAGATCATGCAGGCAACCACAGTGCCTTTCTGGAAATGGGCCATGGTTGTGTCGGA TGGGGTGGCCAGACTCAAAAAGAGGTGAACCACACACCAGTTATCTGCACTGCACTCGATGAGATAGAGTGTGCCGGACCAAGAGAATTCCTCAGAGGAAACGTACCCTGCATCAA aTACACCGGACACTATTTCATTACCACCCTGCTGTACTCCTTCTTCCTGGGTTGTTTTGGGGTTGATCGTTTCTGTCTAGGCCACACTGGCACTGCTGTTGGGAAGTTGCTCACCCTGGGAGGCCTGGGAATCTGGTGGTTTGTGGACCTGATCCTGCTCATCACTGGCGGCCTGATGCCCAGTGATTACAGCAACTGGTGCACCTA
- the LOC144513984 gene encoding TM2 domain-containing protein 2-like isoform X1, translated as MISVSYILLCGQFLMLLTVILLQCLEGIHSQNSSTTDSPAVSPGQGATFSQSTNYTEPFEYNPPSPVVLCSYLPEEFIYCQDPVDHAGNHSAFLEMGHGCVGWGGQTQKEVNHTPVICTALDEIECAGPREFLRGNVPCIKYTGHYFITTLLYSFFLGCFGVDRFCLGHTGTAVGKLLTLGGLGIWWFVDLILLITGGLMPSDYSNWCTYY; from the exons ATGATCTCAGTAAGCTATATTCTGTTGTGCGGACAGTTCCTGATGCTACTGACGGTGATTCTTTTACAATGCCTGGAAGGAATTCACTCCCAAAACTCATCGACAACGGATTCTCCTGCTGTTTCTCCTGGTCAGGGAGCTACATTCAGCCAAAGTACGAATTATACAGAGCCCTTTGAGTACAACCCCCCGTCACCAGTAGTCCTCTGCAGCTATTT ACCAGAGGAGTTCATCTACTGTCAAGATCCAGTAGATCATGCAGGCAACCACAGTGCCTTTCTGGAAATGGGCCATGGTTGTGTCGGA TGGGGTGGCCAGACTCAAAAAGAGGTGAACCACACACCAGTTATCTGCACTGCACTCGATGAGATAGAGTGTGCCGGACCAAGAGAATTCCTCAGAGGAAACGTACCCTGCATCAA aTACACCGGACACTATTTCATTACCACCCTGCTGTACTCCTTCTTCCTGGGTTGTTTTGGGGTTGATCGTTTCTGTCTAGGCCACACTGGCACTGCTGTTGGGAAGTTGCTCACCCTGGGAGGCCTGGGAATCTGGTGGTTTGTGGACCTGATCCTGCTCATCACTGGCGGCCTGATGCCCAGTGATTACAGCAACTGGTGCACCTA